The following are from one region of the Methanomassiliicoccales archaeon LGM-DZ1 genome:
- a CDS encoding DUF1634 domain-containing protein, protein MSLNSDTSNVLHWGTLIGLSIMCVGLLLSVLDVTDLLLAAGILVLIFTPVAGIAAATYNLRKEHDTFWTRIAYALCCVIVIGMLATVFL, encoded by the coding sequence ATGAGCCTGAACTCCGACACCTCCAACGTCCTCCACTGGGGGACCCTCATAGGGCTGTCCATCATGTGCGTGGGATTGCTGCTGAGCGTCCTGGACGTCACGGACCTCCTGCTGGCGGCCGGGATACTGGTCCTCATCTTCACTCCGGTCGCCGGGATAGCGGCGGCCACTTACAACCTGAGGAAGGAGCACGATACGTTCTGGACGAGGATCGCCTACGCCCTGTGCTGCGTGATCGTGATAGGCATGCTGGCGACCGTGTTCCTCTGA
- a CDS encoding 50S ribosomal protein L15e codes for MAEESTEKKAPQGKSMYKYIAEAWADSRNTYVKALNQERRIKWRSEENFLRIEKPTRLDRAHALGYKAKQGYVLVRAKVRKGAYRKRHINTGRRAKRKGEEQLIVSKSLQSIAEERTQKRYQNLEVLNSYWVGADGQNEWYEIILVDPACPVIQHDPKINWICNNKHKNRVYRGLTAAGRKGRGLQNKGHGAEKVRPSGGANGNRNN; via the coding sequence ATGGCAGAAGAATCTACCGAGAAAAAGGCCCCCCAGGGCAAGAGCATGTACAAGTACATCGCCGAGGCCTGGGCCGACAGCAGGAACACCTATGTGAAAGCCCTCAACCAGGAGAGGCGCATCAAGTGGAGGAGCGAAGAGAACTTCCTCCGCATCGAGAAGCCCACCAGGCTCGACAGGGCCCACGCGCTCGGCTACAAGGCCAAGCAGGGATACGTCCTCGTCAGGGCCAAGGTGAGGAAGGGTGCCTACCGCAAGAGGCACATCAACACCGGAAGGAGGGCGAAGAGGAAGGGAGAGGAACAGCTCATCGTCAGCAAATCCCTCCAGTCCATCGCCGAGGAGAGGACCCAGAAGCGCTATCAGAACCTCGAGGTCCTGAACTCCTACTGGGTCGGAGCGGACGGACAGAACGAGTGGTACGAGATCATCCTCGTCGACCCCGCATGCCCTGTCATCCAGCATGACCCCAAGATCAACTGGATCTGCAACAACAAGCACAAGAACCGCGTCTACCGCGGACTGACCGCGGCCGGAAGGAAGGGACGCGGCCTCCAGAACAAGGGTCACGGCGCCGAGAAGGTCAGGCCTTCCGGCGGTGCCAACGGCAACAGGAACAACTGA
- a CDS encoding glutamate synthase-related protein: MARYQCTLCGWIYDDADQKVPFDSLPDDWVCPVCGSPKSAFKRIADGPKNVPAASGGPRAPRRYQCPTCGWIYDEAFEGVPFDSLPDDWVCIMCGERKENFILLEDCPPSGQSGQPGPEHHGGGRDSEFDPSLIKHDGGVLDEIHEMAATGKSPGQAMDTLLPVPKFDDILILGGQLAHPPLDDGAPVNISTVIGTSAARPMVLDNPIFISHMSFGALSATAKTALAMGASAAGSAMCSGEGGALPAEMEASDHYIFEYVPNKYSVSDATFGRCSAVEIKIGQGTKPGMGGHLPGAKVTPAIAEMRGKPPGQDIQSPSRFPEINSPEDLRDMVSTLRERTGGKPIGVKIAAERIEDDLEFISHSGCDFITIDGRGGATGSSPKFLRDASSVPTVYALARARRYMDAHGMTQELVITGGLRTGGDCAKAIAMGADAVALASGPLIALGCQRYRACGSGRCPMGIATQDPELESRLDLSKGAVRVGNYLKALSEELRVFARVTGHDDIHDLGLDDLCTTDSDIAAATGIRHA, encoded by the coding sequence ATGGCGAGATACCAGTGCACCCTGTGCGGGTGGATCTACGACGATGCTGATCAGAAGGTCCCTTTCGACAGCCTCCCCGATGACTGGGTCTGCCCCGTCTGCGGATCGCCGAAAAGCGCCTTCAAGAGGATCGCCGACGGGCCGAAAAACGTTCCGGCGGCCTCCGGCGGCCCGAGGGCGCCCAGGCGCTACCAGTGCCCGACCTGCGGATGGATCTACGATGAGGCGTTCGAGGGCGTTCCCTTCGACAGCCTCCCCGATGACTGGGTCTGCATCATGTGCGGCGAGAGGAAGGAGAACTTCATCCTCCTGGAGGACTGCCCGCCCTCCGGTCAGTCCGGGCAGCCCGGCCCCGAGCATCACGGCGGCGGCCGGGACTCGGAGTTCGATCCGAGCCTGATCAAGCATGACGGCGGGGTCCTGGACGAGATCCACGAGATGGCCGCGACCGGGAAGAGTCCCGGGCAGGCCATGGACACCCTCCTGCCGGTGCCGAAGTTCGACGACATCCTGATCCTGGGAGGGCAGCTCGCCCATCCTCCCCTGGACGACGGCGCCCCGGTGAACATAAGCACGGTCATCGGAACCTCGGCCGCCAGGCCCATGGTCCTGGACAATCCGATTTTCATATCCCACATGAGCTTCGGGGCGCTCTCCGCGACGGCGAAGACCGCTCTCGCCATGGGAGCTTCCGCCGCCGGGTCCGCGATGTGCTCGGGAGAGGGCGGGGCCCTCCCCGCGGAGATGGAGGCCTCCGACCATTACATCTTCGAGTACGTCCCTAACAAGTACAGCGTCAGCGACGCGACGTTCGGGAGATGCTCCGCAGTGGAGATCAAGATCGGCCAAGGCACCAAGCCCGGCATGGGCGGGCATCTTCCGGGCGCCAAGGTCACGCCTGCGATAGCAGAGATGCGCGGGAAGCCTCCGGGGCAGGACATCCAGAGCCCGTCGAGGTTCCCCGAGATAAACTCCCCCGAGGACCTCAGGGACATGGTGTCGACGCTCAGGGAGAGGACCGGGGGCAAACCGATAGGGGTCAAGATCGCCGCCGAGAGAATCGAGGACGACCTGGAGTTCATATCTCATTCCGGGTGCGATTTCATCACGATCGACGGCAGGGGCGGGGCCACCGGGTCCTCGCCCAAGTTCCTCCGGGACGCGTCCTCGGTGCCCACGGTCTACGCCCTCGCCCGCGCCAGGAGGTACATGGACGCCCACGGGATGACCCAGGAGCTCGTCATCACGGGCGGCCTCAGGACCGGAGGGGACTGCGCCAAGGCCATCGCCATGGGGGCGGACGCCGTCGCGCTCGCATCGGGACCGCTCATCGCCCTCGGGTGCCAGAGGTACAGGGCCTGCGGTTCCGGCCGCTGCCCCATGGGCATCGCCACCCAGGACCCGGAGCTCGAATCGAGGCTGGACCTCTCCAAGGGAGCGGTCCGCGTGGGGAATTACCTCAAAGCGCTCTCCGAGGAGCTCAGGGTCTTCGCCAGGGTCACCGGCCATGACGACATCCATGATCTGGGTCTCGACGACCTCTGCACCACGGACAGCGATATCGCCGCGGCAACCGGGATCAGGCACGCCTGA
- a CDS encoding sulfite exporter TauE/SafE family protein, translating into MEPFLLLVLMVIAVGAGIVGALFGLGGGIVFVPVLTILFGLDATEATAASLVGIVATSTGSATSYIRKGMSNVRLGMMMEITTTLGAVSGAIIAAYLDNTVLIVLFAAVMLYSGIKMGLSPERHYASTDEKDSRFTFSYVEAGAEPSEQKYTVQHVRGGMALCTVAGAVSSMTGIGGGSIKVPLMNIYMHLPIKVATATSNYMIGITAFSGAVIYFLMGEIILDVAAAVAIGAYIGARLGTRISSRINAKALKRYMTVVYFFIAAVMLCQAGGII; encoded by the coding sequence ATGGAACCCTTCCTGCTCCTGGTGCTCATGGTCATCGCGGTCGGCGCGGGCATAGTGGGCGCCCTGTTCGGCCTCGGAGGCGGCATCGTCTTCGTCCCGGTGCTGACGATCCTCTTCGGGCTCGATGCCACCGAGGCGACCGCCGCCTCCCTCGTCGGGATTGTGGCGACCTCCACAGGCTCGGCCACCAGCTACATCAGGAAAGGGATGTCGAACGTCCGCCTCGGGATGATGATGGAGATCACGACGACCCTGGGAGCGGTATCGGGTGCGATAATCGCCGCCTACCTGGACAACACCGTCCTCATCGTGCTGTTCGCCGCCGTGATGCTGTACTCCGGCATCAAGATGGGCCTGTCCCCCGAGAGGCATTATGCCAGCACCGACGAGAAGGACTCCCGGTTCACCTTCTCCTACGTCGAGGCGGGCGCGGAGCCCTCTGAGCAGAAGTACACCGTCCAGCACGTGCGCGGCGGGATGGCCCTGTGCACGGTGGCCGGAGCGGTATCGTCGATGACCGGCATCGGAGGGGGGTCGATAAAGGTCCCCCTCATGAACATCTACATGCACCTGCCCATTAAGGTCGCCACCGCCACCAGCAACTACATGATCGGGATAACTGCATTCTCCGGGGCGGTTATCTACTTCCTGATGGGGGAGATTATCCTAGACGTCGCCGCCGCGGTCGCCATCGGAGCATATATCGGGGCCAGGCTGGGCACCCGCATCAGCTCCAGGATCAACGCCAAGGCGCTCAAGAGGTACATGACCGTGGTCTACTTCTTCATAGCCGCCGTGATGCTGTGCCAGGCAGGAGGGATCATATGA
- a CDS encoding DUF169 domain-containing protein produces the protein MDRIAAALELTVRPVAIYRSAEIPADADVPQGHCSIPPLLLKCARTGKKCAADKAHIYCHGAVSGFGFGGIPDRESTACAMSTGVPGSKHPAKLHFRNPDIAKARLSGIPDIGDGNDAIVFQDLGEAEAEKRPVEVVVFIADPTRISALAQLASFGYEGEGQAVIMPYGHACQQIYAIPAGEGMKEHPRAVVGFTDLYARRYIDRDKMTFAVPYSLYRRMEADVPSSFMGAEGWKDTLGRCL, from the coding sequence ATGGACCGCATCGCCGCCGCACTTGAACTGACCGTCAGACCTGTCGCGATATACCGCTCCGCGGAGATCCCCGCGGATGCCGATGTGCCGCAGGGCCACTGCTCCATTCCCCCTCTCCTGCTGAAATGTGCCAGGACCGGGAAGAAGTGTGCCGCCGACAAGGCACACATCTATTGCCACGGGGCGGTCAGCGGGTTCGGCTTTGGCGGCATCCCCGACAGGGAATCTACGGCCTGCGCCATGTCCACCGGCGTTCCCGGGTCAAAGCATCCCGCCAAGCTGCATTTCAGGAACCCTGACATCGCGAAGGCCCGCCTCTCCGGGATCCCGGACATCGGCGACGGGAACGACGCCATAGTCTTCCAGGACCTCGGAGAGGCCGAGGCCGAGAAGAGGCCCGTGGAGGTGGTCGTCTTCATCGCCGACCCGACGAGGATCTCGGCTCTGGCACAGCTCGCTTCCTTCGGCTACGAGGGCGAGGGGCAGGCAGTGATCATGCCTTACGGGCACGCCTGCCAGCAGATCTACGCCATCCCCGCCGGAGAAGGGATGAAGGAGCACCCCCGCGCCGTGGTCGGCTTCACCGACCTTTATGCGAGGCGCTACATCGACCGCGATAAGATGACCTTCGCCGTGCCATACAGCCTCTATCGGAGGATGGAGGCCGATGTGCCCTCGTCCTTCATGGGGGCCGAGGGCTGGAAGGACACCCTCGGCAGATGCCTCTGA
- a CDS encoding THUMP domain-containing protein, which translates to MAVLLIRYSEIGLKGSAVRNRWENRMKDNLMQMLEADGVESLVEKGQARFYITAGDIQAAIRSVRKVFGVSSLSVAEELDSTDPEEICAALAEYSKTRMADGKTFAVRARREGGQKYTSMDIARQVGDAIWDANLDKHPKVNLSEPDITFWVEVRPKKTYYFQEYIYAHAGLPLGTQGRVVAYVDDDRGLLSAWLMMKRGCRVYVVGDYGLGVLRQYDPRLKVIDPGFRVERNLGYVFGYGLEEAAGFDPASRDRPAFFPTVGMTDAEVAERVAAIRKEAEESPSWGRSAE; encoded by the coding sequence ATGGCAGTGCTGCTGATCAGGTATTCGGAAATCGGCCTCAAAGGCTCGGCGGTCCGCAACCGCTGGGAGAACCGCATGAAAGACAATCTCATGCAGATGCTGGAGGCCGACGGGGTCGAATCCCTGGTGGAGAAGGGCCAGGCACGCTTCTACATCACCGCCGGGGACATCCAGGCGGCCATAAGGTCCGTGAGGAAGGTCTTCGGGGTCTCCTCGCTGAGCGTCGCCGAGGAACTGGACAGCACCGACCCGGAGGAGATATGCGCCGCGCTCGCGGAATACTCCAAGACGCGCATGGCCGACGGGAAGACCTTCGCTGTCCGCGCCCGCAGGGAAGGGGGCCAGAAGTACACCTCCATGGACATAGCCAGGCAGGTCGGCGACGCCATCTGGGACGCCAACCTGGACAAGCACCCGAAGGTGAACCTCAGCGAACCCGACATCACCTTCTGGGTGGAGGTCAGGCCGAAGAAGACGTACTACTTCCAGGAGTACATCTACGCCCATGCCGGCCTGCCCCTGGGCACCCAGGGGAGGGTGGTCGCCTATGTCGATGACGACCGCGGCCTCCTGAGCGCCTGGCTGATGATGAAGAGGGGATGCAGGGTCTACGTGGTCGGGGACTACGGGCTCGGCGTGCTCAGGCAGTACGACCCCCGCCTGAAGGTCATCGATCCCGGATTCCGCGTCGAGCGCAACCTGGGGTACGTGTTCGGGTACGGGCTGGAGGAGGCCGCCGGGTTCGACCCCGCCTCCCGCGACCGGCCGGCGTTCTTCCCGACCGTCGGGATGACCGATGCCGAGGTGGCGGAGAGAGTGGCGGCGATCAGGAAAGAGGCGGAGGAATCCCCCTCCTGGGGCCGTTCCGCGGAATGA